The genomic stretch CCAAACATAGCCCAGGCTTTTGAAGGCCAGATTAAAAATCTGTTGTAAGAACTGGCAATAGCACACTTAAAAAGGGCATACACAGAAATGTGCTTTCACAGGGGCGGGAAAACGTTATCGATACAGGTGATCCCTGCTTTTTGTGGCCGTTACGTTCCATGGCTACCGATGAATGGCGAAAGTCTGAGTAATTGACATACCCACCAAAATATCGATATTTCACACATGGCTCACTCCTCTCCCGCTGACCTGCTTGCTAGCTTGACCTTCTCTTGGGATTTTGGATTAATATTTACAATTAGAGTGACTGTCGTAATGGCTAGATTACATTCAGCTCAGAACCCTCCCTGTGTCTCTTTAAGTACCATGTTTCACTCGCAACACAATCACGGTTTAATCCCTAAAATTGCCTTACACACTACACACATTtgaagtataaaatatatacattaatcCCTTGTAAATCACAGTTTATTCCTTctttagaaattgaatattttcatggttGGAGCATAGGAAacgtgtttatgaccttctgtaTACGATTTCAATGTTATGAGCACTCTCTAGATATGAAACTTTTACACTggtgtgaatgctgaatcacaaatgtgcagggatccactgtattCACAAAATGATCATGAAAACTACGCAATGAAATACATGAcagcttctttttttatctcagGGAAGAGCTGAATCAACAGCAGCATTGGTCACTTGCGTTGGAGATACAGCTCAGAAACAACAACGATACGATTGCTGAGGTTTGTTCGCAGAGGGAAACCACTGAGGAAGAATCCGGAGATGCTAACAGATCTTTTCTTGTAGAAccatttgtttttggaatgtgcatgtttttggtgAATGCATGTATGGCTTCCTCACACACTCCTGATCTCATTTTGCACAGTTGGATCTCAAGGAGGTTCCAAGTGAAGCTCCAAAATTCAGACACAAATAGGACACatttataaaatgtgtattttattactTGCCAGAATGATGACTATCATTTCATAGTACAGTATTCttcaaaaaaagtcagaatggTGACATTCTCCCTGATTgtatattgtgtgtttgtgcagtatGAGAGACAGCTAGCAGAATTTCAAGAGAAGACCAGTCGCCTCCAGAGACGTCTGACTGAGGTTGAGCAACGTGTAACTACATCTTCACAACAGGTATGACTAATGATTGACAAGAACTTTGTAGTATGGATACTACTGTTGCTGAAATCAGTATGCTTCAAGTTTAAATGGTACAATTGCTTTTTGTGCAGTGCATTtttacaaataagtaaatacaaataagtATATGACACCACGAGATTTCAGGGTATCAGTACATAATGAATGTATAATGATGGTTTTATTCATGTTGAGTCATAACTATAGGCTATTTTCTTGCTTTGCAGGTGTTTCAAAGCAATACAAAAGGCGTTCATGGCACTTCCAATGCTGATTAACATGTATGATGCAGGAGGGCACTCACGGTAacgattgttgttgttgttactgaAGTTCCTGTACTAGATCAATATCATCTGCATAGCAAAACTGTTTACTGTTTATTTGGCAAACAGAATAGCAACAATGACTTCCACTGCAAATCATTTTCCTGGATGCAATTACACTTCATATCAGAGCCACTTAATACAAACTTGACACCTCAATAATTAAGCAATTTCAACCATGGAATTTCCATTTCTGTCCAGTCCAAAGGTGTTACCCggctctcgtccaaagacagctggggtaggctccagcataccttgaTTCTAGTGAGGACAAACGCTACAGAAAATTGATGGAATTTCACTAACTCTttgaaaatatacatacaatagaACATCCTTGTAAACATCcttgtcatatactgtatttgtctgTGGGAAATTCAATTCTGATGATAATTCCCGCCCATTCCCAGCTATCTATTTTGGCATCTCAGATGGAGAAAAACAGCCTTGCCTCCCCTGAGGACTAATCAATCAATCTTTCATATAAAACCCCCATTTATAGAACATTAACCATCAACATAATGAGAGTAAAAACTCAATTTGTTTGGTGAAAgacaatgtaaatattactgCAGGCACTTGTGCCTGACTCAGGGCTTCCCCTTCCAAAGATCAGACTCAGGCTGGATCCAGCCTTCTCCCATGATGCTTTGCAGTCGGAAATTTCCAAAATACTTGAGGAGGTGACTAAGAGAAAGTGGGAATTTTATATGTTAGTAATATATACGCCCCAGACATGTCAGaaagttatttttaacagtgtAACTCCCAACACTGCTCATAATCAGCAGCAGGACAACAAAGTGATGGCCATTTTTCAATGAAAGACAGTTATGTTTATGCTGACATGTATACTTACAAATTGGGCTTCTGGCCCTCAACTATCTCTTCCTTTGGGATGGGGTAGAGCGCCTCATATGTGCGCCTCTCTCCAGAGCCATGGATGGCGTAAGAGTTCATCTTGTTCACATTAGGAGGAAAGTAGGTCCAGGGCAGCAAAGCCTCACCCATCCATCTGTCTCCTGTTGTTGTAGCATTAAAAACCATGGGTAATTGTTGCTGGAAGGGGAAGACAAAAGAAATGTTAAGAACActgtacattaaaaacaaaacacttttcaCAACCCGCAATGCCTCCTATCTACCAGGAATGCTTGGCCCACGCCTGACAGCAGTAATATCAAGTGCTGACCATGTCTGAAATGAAATGGCACATTTATTGTTCAGTTGGGTGTGTCAGTAGACCACGCCGGATCGCATGAAAGCAACGGAACTTTGTACTTACGGACAAACCTCCACCTCCAGGTAATTTTCTGTTGTACTGTCAAGAAAGAAGGACTCCACAACTGAGGAGACAAAGGAACAATCTTTTCATTCTTGACAACAATTTTCAAACTGTACTATACTACTGCAGTCATGTGGGAAATCCCttgggttccagacccgaccatgataagtaaATTTCCGCAAAGGTAGGACtctttattcataaattgactcttttcatagtttgagcatagaaaacctgttcaatTACAGTTTGATAGaatgttattaaaaacacacacacacacacacacaaataaacaatacacaTAACAAATACTTTCTTTGGCCAAGCCAAACATTACAAAGTGCATGTGCAAGCTCTTTGGGTCGTGGATGCTATTGTTGAGAGCAAGAGACTTTGTTCACATCAGAGTCGGTGCTTTGAGAGAAAGATACACAATGTAACTAATGGCAGCTCCTCCAGGAAATGAGCTGTGGTCCCTGAGATTATTGAAGTTATCAATCATGGTTACAATTCAAATGATAATACGAACCATCAAGATTTTACTGTGGTTAATCATTCATACCAGTAATCGTTACATCCACCTCAACCGTAGCCATTGCTGGCTACGCAACACTAcgcaccaatcacataatctttggcgcgaactggcaccaactggcgccggcccagtggactcctagcatcattggcgcaatgTGGCTCGCGCCGTTGCATCATTGGCGCAATGTGGCTTGTGGTTAACAGATGGTCAGGGCACAATATTCTGTgttgtgtttcttcttcttatcTTTGCAGAGGTCATTGGGGGAGAACCAAAAGGCCAGGAAGGTCTTAGGTATTTACGGTTATTTACCCCGGAGGCAATAGAGATAATGGGGTGAAGGAGGAAGTATCTGGTCGGGGAACGGGATCCTGGTCCATCCCCCACACATACCCCCAACTCCACCCCATCTAAGGAGATCTACAAAAAGCTCTGGGATGCAAGAATCGGGGCTGACTTTCCTTCTTATCGTCGGGAGGCTGCAGGCGGATATTGGAAGAGAAACTCAGCCCAGGAtcctgtgtttttgtgattttattctgtCTGGCCAATTTTACAATACATGATGTTAACTTTTACTAGTGAGTGAGTTTTATTCCTTCTCATAAGTGGAGGTTAACGAATACGCTTGGGGAGATGaaatttacttaaacaagtggtCTTGGAGGCCTCAATTAGGTTGCGGAgaattccaataggcggattgtttgcaacatttggttccacttggtggacacatCAAGCAATCGGTGCACCAAAGAtactaattttttttccaccgttacgggccaccacgagccagttgggaggcagtttgagccactgcatgccacttgGCTCCCCAGCAAATTGCGTTGGcttgaactggcaccaactggccccagtggactcttagcattggGGATTATCGTGCCTGTGTGAGACCTTCAtacatgcaataaaagcctgttatttCGACAGtctagtctggtgcttgtgtatctcaccaaacattacagtaacattaccgacaactagtgaccagtgtagaatactatcaAAGATTTTTGGATGCCACCTTCTGagtgctttatatttgtattttagtccattgagctatttttcatgtttgattTGCATTTTTGCTGGACAACTAATAACACTTCTTTTCGAGGCAGTTTTCTACATGACCTAGATTTATGTAAATGGTTCCTAACATCATTCCAAAACATTCCAATGCATTTGATCTCATTTTATGAAGGTAAGTAAACACCCCCCTCTGTCTAAGCTCGGACTCACCTTCATAATCCCAGAGCCCAGGGAAGGGCTGGCCTGGAGGCCCTGCTGGAGCCTCTGGATCATTAAAGAAGGGAGCAGAAACCTTCATGTTCATCCCTCCAACACCAGGAGAGAAGAGGATCCTTATGGGGTCATGATTGACGGGCCTGCTATCCCATGTGTGCTGGATCTCAAACTGAACTTGCATGTTAGGGCTGAAAGGAGGGAGAGACAGGTAAGAGGTAAGGCGTGCCAACCCTTCAGGAGGTAAGAGAGACTTACAGAGAATCCGAATGCATCATCATGCAGATGAATGCCACAACGTGCAGTTCATGAAATAAACCCATGCTGTCAACACGGCTTCGGGGGACAGAATGAATAAGCTTCGCCTGTTGCTCAATTTAACAGTTGTTAATTTGTTTACGCAATGTCTGATAATAATGGGTTAATGTCCAACGCAGTTTTGTTATCAAAAGATTGTGAAGCTAACTTCATTATGTAAGAGGCAACAGAGAAACTTACTCGTACAGGATTGTCTAAGTGTAAAACCAGTCCAGATatacctttatttgtccctcagtggagaATTTCTTTATGGAATAAAGTACAGTTACTGTAATGCCATCaccatacagtatttgtaattCCAACCAAAAAGTAATGCCAGTCTTGCTCAAACAACTGCATTTGTAATACTTCCTTCTTGCAGAAAACGGAACGCAGTTTGGTGACGCTTTCTTGTACACACCGGAACAATAACGCGATGCACGGCTTTGCTGCCATTGGCTGATGCTTGTCATCCAAACGGGCGGCGCAACAAGGTCAATTTAACTGGCTCTGTCTTTTAATAAATGATTCATTAAAACCAGCGACAAGCgcaaaatgtactgtatatttgcgCCATCAATCGTAGGAATTCTTGATATTTTAAGAGCTGGTATCAGTTCACTTGCCTCCATAGTGTGTGTTTCAATGTGCCTGGTAGCCCGCTAGCTTGAGCGTAGTCGAGCTAGAGCAATTGCCTATTTATACCGTGACGGAAATTAAGAATACTGTTTTGTTTAATTGTGGTTGTAATCGTAGTAATGCGAAGTTGAATGTAATCTTGCGAATGTCCTGGGCCTGTTTCAAATCTTTGGCTAAAACATTGTTTACTTCGGTCTGCAGTACGGTGCGCCTGCAACATGGAAACAGACGTGGAGTTTCTACGTGATCAAGGTTTggttgtttctttctttcgttCTTTTCTGCTTTTATGTATGAAATA from Doryrhamphus excisus isolate RoL2022-K1 chromosome 1, RoL_Dexc_1.0, whole genome shotgun sequence encodes the following:
- the c1h4orf33 gene encoding UPF0462 protein C4orf33 homolog isoform X2 is translated as MQVQFEIQHTWDSRPVNHDPIRILFSPGVGGMNMKVSAPFFNDPEAPAGPPGQPFPGLWDYEVVESFFLDSTTENYLEVEVCPHGQHLILLLSGVGQAFLQQLPMVFNATTTGDRWMGEALLPWTYFPPNVNKMNSYAIHGSGERRTYEALYPIPKEEIVEGQKPNFHLLKYFGNFRLQSIMGEGWIQPESDLWKGKP
- the c1h4orf33 gene encoding UPF0462 protein C4orf33 homolog isoform X1; amino-acid sequence: MGLFHELHVVAFICMMMHSDSLPNMQVQFEIQHTWDSRPVNHDPIRILFSPGVGGMNMKVSAPFFNDPEAPAGPPGQPFPGLWDYEVVESFFLDSTTENYLEVEVCPHGQHLILLLSGVGQAFLQQLPMVFNATTTGDRWMGEALLPWTYFPPNVNKMNSYAIHGSGERRTYEALYPIPKEEIVEGQKPNFHLLKYFGNFRLQSIMGEGWIQPESDLWKGKP